Below is a genomic region from Cydia strobilella chromosome 1, ilCydStro3.1, whole genome shotgun sequence.
TTCATATTCATCATCCCCATTTGTGAATCGTTGTCCGGTCGCACGTAGTATTTCACCTgcaataattagtttagttatTAGTATTTTAATTGGGAAAAAATACTACACAGTATATGAGATGGTCGAACGCTATGAAGAGGCCGGGTGTCGGCAGTCTGGACCGTGCCGTTCACATGGTTTATAACCGCACAAAATGGAGACAAATTGTATGTGGCCGCGATCCTCAGCAGTGAGGGAACGAGAAAGAAGGCGACGCAATCCACTCTCCGTAATACACTTAAAAAAGTATAAACTGGCTAGTCCAAGACTTGTacccaggggcgtagctagaggatatggggcccggggcagtcaccaaatttgcgcccatGACGACTggcaaaagtttccctgctgctgccttttgcccattttggcgcccccccttggatggcactcggggcacttgccccctctgcccccccctagttacgccactgcttgTACCTGAACAAAGGCTGCTTCATGCAGCCCGAAGCCCCGCCAAGCAGCTGCCAGTAAGGCCATCGCCAGGATTTGCAGAAGTCCCACTCCGCTGCCAAGAACGCGACTCATGCTACGAAATAGACCTGAAAATATAACAgcttggttttattttatttgtagtcagAAGAAAATGCTCACAAAGCTATGGGCAGTGTTTTGGCTTTACAAGGGGGAAAAGTTGTTGATTAACTATTTATACCCAACAAGCGAAAAATTCTTTAATCTTAAGCGTTTTCCGAGGCACAAAGGTTAAACAATCTTTGCTACCGAGTAAAACACATACAGTTTTCAACACACAAACGCGcgtaaaatattaactgtaaacatttcaaatcaaatctaaatgaaggttattaaatatttatgatttgAAATTATCATCTGATTCTCCATATTAGGTTTCCAAAGCTTCTTATGTTGCTGCTTACAACGTATACCTACAGCACGAAGTAGTAGTACCTTTGTCACTTCGACGTTGTTTTTCCGGCATCGGAACAGCCTCAGGATACCTGTACAGTCGGAGCAGCGTGAGCAGGTACTTGATGACGATGATCAGGATCTGCAGCCACGGCATGTCCAAGGTCATGGTTCTCATGCAGCTGCCGAGGATGTATACTAGCACGCGGTAGAGGATGAAGAGGCCTGAGAAATTAAGGGCAAGTAAATTGATAAATGGTATTACAAATGTTACACTCATATCACCAACGGATAAGTAAGGTCTAAAATTGATGTGCCGTCGGATAACCTACCAACATGCATATGCAGATTATACGAAGGATTGTGTTCGTCTAAATACGCAAGTCCATGCGTAAAGAAGGCCGCTCTTCCGAGCGCGCTCACAACCCCACATATGAGCAGTATGGACAGACGGAAGGCAGCCTTCGTGGAGACACCCGTGGCGAAAGACCGAGGAGCTAGTGGAACTGCGGTTGTGCAAAGACCTGCAACCACAAAGAAAAGGGGTTTACGCGCGTCCGTGCTTACTGACTGTTGAATTTCGGAAAATAACTCTAATTTTAGCTTgcaatgtaaatattttcagCATGTACCGTACGGTATTGAACGTCAAACCCagaggggaactaggccttataAGAATTagaccggtttcctcacgatgtgttccttcatcgaaaagcgactggtaaatacaAGTATCAAATAATGATCTATATATCGCGTTATGaaaaacccgcgacctccggaatGAAAGTCAGACTTACCGCTAGGCTAACAACGCTTCTAGTCGTGTAGGTACCTAACGTTGTACCTGTACCTAAATAATAGAAACAAATATTTTCTATGCATTCATAAGTATTTGCATATTATACTTACAGTGGGACTTAGctaatttgtgtaagaatgtccctataatatttatttaaatagaaataatttattcgtacgCACAAACACAgcacagaaaaaaatatacagaacagaaaaacatataaaaaggagaaagtgccacgaaatggtcgcatctcagcatgctgctggcgccTTCCAGcactgatcttccgatgagaccatccggtgaaacaaccAAGAGCTCCAAcaacacaaacaacaacaacaacaacacaacaacaacaacaacatcaaCAACAAGACTAAAAGGTAAATATTACTTACCCTCATCGACAGTAGTATCCGGGTTGGGCAACGCGAACAGAGGTACCGTAACTACCAGAGCGGCGATGGTCCATCCTACTAGCACGCTCTTTCTCCTCTCCGAGCCCAGCCCACTGATTATCGGGACCACGAGGAACTCCAGCAGGGATATGCCGATTATAATGGCATCTAGAAGGTAAAGATAAACTCGCTTTCGGAACTTAGTTACTGTTACAGACTTAAATTGTTGACCCATTTAcggttcaagctaatttggttgtcaatactaacgTTATGACATCTCCAATGTAAAgtgaaccctaaatggctcaacaatttaAGTCCATCcaacatttaaaaacatttacagTGTGAATGCTAATTGAACAGTGTATAAGGGAAAGCGATAAGAGAAAATTTCTTGTATTAATTTTTATGGTCATTTTTAAAAGTTTCTAATACAAATTTTAATCGTATAGTTGTAATATTACTTTGCATGCTATTTTGAAGCAAAATACCTATGTTTTTCTACTGGAATGATTACTTTATCACCtattgtacaatattttttgcgAATAAACTTTGACTGAAACATTTTTCCATGTGAAAATGGCGCACTTTGGAAAGTTCCCAAAATTCAGCCACTTTTTACCAGTAAATGACAATTGCAGATCTCTTTTGTGTTCTAAAATTTTCAATTTGTGTTAAGTGCTTTCCAGATgggacaatttttcgccaatctgattaaattgtccgatcaaatcaggccgtgcggacgcaaacgccaatttggttcgccgattatgaccgatattacatattatttttttaacttagagGGCTCAAAAATATCACCATAAATCTATAATTGGTGATTAAATTGGAGATTGACGGCCAATTTCATTTCTGAACAAATCGGTCGATTTGATCGTCCTATCTGGACTCCACTTTATTCGAAACATGGTgccaaacgtcatattttcatagtaatttaatttgagCTTACATGATAACCTGCCACTTTTTCATTGCAAACGCCATGCAGTTTGCTTGGTTTGACTCTACCCAAGTTACCTGTAATATTGTGGGGCAGCTCTCCAAGGTCAGCGCTCTGCTGCAGGAATATGTAGACCACCAGCTCTGACAGCAGCAGTGCCAATAACGCCAGTTTGGCCATGTCTCGAAACGCCAACGGGTCGAAGCCCTCTGGGTTGAAATACTTTCGTACATGCTCGCGAACTGGCAAtccaaaacaaatataaaataaaaatgataaataaataaatattataggacatttttacacaaattgactaagtcctacgGTAAGCTCTATAAGGtttgtgttgcgggtactcagacaaagatatatatataatatacaaatacataaatacatataatagaaAGCATCCAAgattcaggaacaaataaatgctcatcgcacaaataaatgcccataccgggatttgaacccagaaccatcggcttcatatgCAGGATCACTatatacccactaggccagaccggtcgtcatataGTTATTGGCTTATTGGTGGCACaagaaagcatttttttttatttggggacaatcttacaaaagggtcaaacacattttaaaaaaggtcacttctgtagacaatacaataaaagttaacgactggtataaatatcccgttttacttatttgagtctcaagtactgaaatagttatttacgatacacgtgcggaaaagaggaaattcgaaacgagtggcgataaattaaaacacgaccgcagggagtgttttaaatcgacacgagttgcgaattacctattcgcacgtgtatcgtacaacgttttacagttacatatggccctttaaactttcgacatatgcacgaaaagtgctctttacgcactagtgcgagaaagtagcaccatatgtactgtaaaattgttTCCCGCCTGTAAATGTGCTGCGttaaaattagctttagattTCCTAGCTTTAGATTTGACACAAGTAAGACCAAGGATAAGTCTGCAGGAATTTTATAGCATAGACGTGCAAATATACGGCATAATTCCATagcagtttgacgtttaaaatatcaCTTGCACGTGTGCAATAAAACCGAAGCAGAGTTATCTTGATCTGACTCTATGTGTCAAATGTGTCACTCGTTCATGACATTTCCGCATAAATAATACAGATTTTATCACCTACTAAACATTCGCAATTACCGGAATAGTAGTGACTAATGCATTCATAAATTGATAAGAAAGCATTATCAATGTATTTCTATGTATTTCATGCAATCAATGAGATTTCGTATTATGATTAaaggtgcatccacaccgcagATAACTTTTGTGGAGCAACTGTGAAGTgtagtcgttcgatttgtagctggccccgaacggctaatcctttgtctattgttaagtaaaaccgcacgtgctgcTTAACGGCCACTGAAAGGTTGGGCCATTGAATTACGACTCTATGGTAATtggaataagattcaaaattaattaatggTAAAATATTCTGCGACGCTGTGTGTGGTCCCTCCACGGctactgagtgccggcgagtcgaaaGCTATAGAACCAGGCTAAAATGTGTtatcgagatgcgtaacaaaggcgcgttattgGAGAGTGCACCTACACTagttttttgagcgttggactagcccgcgctcaggtgccaattagaatatttagaattatacgacccttttttagggttccatacccaaaggccaaaaacgggaccctattactaagactacgctgtctgtttgtctgtctgtctgtccgtctgtcgccaggctgtatctcaggaaccctgatagctagacagttgaaattttcacagatgatgtatagtttgtcaaaggactgtctcatttcaaacatagacagagggaatcatactatctttgtcttacactaaaagtactagcacccaaaagaaaaggatgagtatagttttgttgttcttatttactgacaagatttgcttgaccaactatatttctgttgccgctataacaacaaatactaaaaacagaataaaataaatatttaagtggggctcccataaaactaacgtgattttttgccgttattttgcgtaatggtacggaacccttcgtgcgcgatttAATAAATAGGCcacaggtagtagcacgtgcggttttacttaacaatagacaaaggattagccgttcggggccagctacaaatcgaacgactataacAGATGTTTATTTATACCTTATTATTTCAACAGCAGATTAACGTAATAAGGTAAACGTCCTAGTGCTCGATATACTAATGCCCAGTAGATGACACTATGCTGTTTCCTGTATTGTCAATGGATGGCTTATTATTCTAATTtagtttaaagaaaaaaaagtttaaagatGACATGTAGAATTGTAGTCTACAATTCCACATGTCATCTTTAAACTTTTTCACACATTTTCTACAATTTgtagcagggatgttgcgaatattcgcatccgcatccgcaaccgcggaacttccgcattattttcaacatccgcatccacataaaatcgatgcggatgcggatgtgggatgtggaacaggtaggtacggGAACGTCtcagcggcggcgtaagtgctagataatttcgtcattagccaataggaatctcgtttcgtttttctgATTCCTCGTTCGAGCACTTtaagcctatgacggacagcgacaagaagtgaaaagtttaattttgactttatttggactttatttggactttatttatttggactttagtataatGCGatagtggggcacctatattcttgttcaaagactaaaagtttcgttttttttttaaattactaaagtgtaatatttgactttttttatgtgcctaatctcgacatccgcatccgcctccgcggatgtcaaaaaatcggcatccgcaacgtCCCTGATTTGTAGATATTGGGACAGTGACGAGCAGAGACTTATAAGTTCATTTTATTAGCACGTGTATTTTTGAATCTTGGAGTACTTTAAACCCTTGGTtaaaaatctactattatttaaagttgcGTTGACCGCCCGCCAAACAAACAACAgttttacaacacgtgtgacaTTAGATACAACTTAAACCCTTACCTCCTGGCAACAAACTAGAACTCTCCATAACTTAACTTATAAGTTAAAACACAATTTGTAGAATGTTCTTCTTCCTACGCGTTCTGTTCAGTTTGGTACCCCTAAAATgttcaaaatttatttgtttaaaccaCATAAAATCACTGATTTtgctttataattttagtattcATTTATTACTAAGTAAATGAAACAcaaattatttgcattaattcaATCAATAAGTCTTCTACACACCCGTCTTGATAATCTAATGATATCAGAAAATGTAAACTAGAGCCCCAATGTGTCAGTAAGTAGGCTAATCTGGAGATAACTCGTGCGAGGACGTATGATGGGTTTCATTTTAATCCAAATTCAACCTTCTCACATAAACACAAGGTCGATTTTACGGTGATATAAGATACGAGATTTTAaaaggtaggtatattaatattttttggatTAAAGATACCTAATAGACTATTGTGTGATAATTTTCGAGTAAGATAATTAGGATAAAACACGCACAGTTCGTAGTAAAACGAGATTATATGATTATAAAGAATTCGGCAAATAGTTGAGTAATTTTAAGATATTAACGCGCAGATTTATCAAATCTAGCCTTTAATAACATGACAATACGAGTCAAGGCACGTGTCTTCGTGAATGACACGATCTATAGTGTTCCACGCGAATTCGTAAAAAACGAAATTATATcgtgattaaaaataatttaggaAGAACTTAAAATAGAGACAAGCTCCATTTGGGAATAACATCCGGATCTTATAGTCCGACaacaaattgtagaaaataGCCATCGTTGCTTCTTTCGCACCTCCGATGGAGGGGCGAATTGCCTTTCCATCCTTTCTAGGATTtttgcccaggtagcaaaatgacgtcagcgacgtcataatgacggcattattacgtcataatgacgtcgctgacgtcataatgacgtgtaaatgctactggggtggCGGTTTCTATGCGCCGCCCGTTACAACGGACGGGTCTCTTGAGGCCCAAAAAGTGGGCTGGCTTCTGTGCGGGCTCGTATGGCCCTGTTGTTATGTATGTTTGGGGCTTCCAGGTCCGTCCGGGCTGCTTAAGACCGCAACGAGGTCGTCGAAGAGGTCGGCAGCCGGGGGCGTGCGGTAGATGGTTGCTGGCGCTGGCGGCGGCGTGACGCGTTTGAGGCTTCTAGTTGTAGAAAATAATTGAGGGCGCCAccatatatacaattatacataccAAAACATAGCAGcaatttagtatggatattttttgttccattttatttaatttctcctttttttatgtcgcactataagtATATGTTTcgtgtaaataaaaacaacacccccttaatatttataaatatatttaaggtGCTCT
It encodes:
- the LOC134743640 gene encoding solute carrier organic anion transporter family member 2B1-like, with product MAKLALLALLLSELVVYIFLQQSADLGELPHNITDAIIIGISLLEFLVVPIISGLGSERRKSVLVGWTIAALVVTVPLFALPNPDTTVDEGLCTTAVPLAPRSFATGVSTKAAFRLSILLICGVVSALGRAAFFTHGLAYLDEHNPSYNLHMHVGLFILYRVLVYILGSCMRTMTLDMPWLQILIIVIKYLLTLLRLYRYPEAVPMPEKQRRSDKGLFRSMSRVLGSGVGLLQILAMALLAAAWRGFGLHEAAFVQVKYYVRPDNDSQMGMMNMNVKLISVVLGVILAGYIYTAPVMQKFNRKAALASAARMSFLATVLYVVMTALLSCNRSGIGGLNDLNYTQPACGRSCGCDRPWMEFTPICVSEQMTTYFSPCHAGCATADTVNSIGVYSNCSCAPGGRVTRGACDDGSCASMYNLHQMLYVVVCLASTLAFIWQTTVLLETVDKRDVATAVGVASSVVSLVAFVGAHGFYMGISLFTCAFTRGSKCLLQNDQFAPWVGYSSAVLAGLAFILTIISCVILRRQKEPKDGDVNLG